In the genome of Magnolia sinica isolate HGM2019 chromosome 2, MsV1, whole genome shotgun sequence, one region contains:
- the LOC131237465 gene encoding uncharacterized protein LOC131237465, whose amino-acid sequence MEKPESGELQCVGRLEIVKPKPVVGFICGTLPVPTDEAFHAALVPSSSTSSSSSQTVKAPRYRMLPTETDLNMPPLPSNFPDKAFPIAAMPVKTSGDLHWESGPIAQNLARKCEALAVSGLAEYGDEIDVVAPTDILKQIFKIPYSKARLSVAVQRIGQTLVLNTGPDLEEGEKLVRRQSNQSKGDHSIFLNFAMHSVRVEACDCPPTQYVPPEESSSTILPGHVESREGSFVSSACPTKGSKSKIFNGSVGGSRKEGFNCCGEYSEGDQESFFWGGKQNRQNNRHDAIKKTSQVGEKARCPVQESEKHRRVGNDGFLRVLFWQFHNFRMLLGSDLLLFSNEKYVAVSLHLWDVTRQVTPLTWLEAWLDNVMASVPELAICYHENGVVQGYELLKTDDIFLLKGISEDGTPAFHPQVVKQNGLSVLRFLQDNCKLDPGAYWLYKSAGEDVIQLFDLSVLPKNRSSDDHDNDCSSLPSLMQRARRDSLFSLGTLLYRLGHRISLSKVPNNMAKCARLFEKCLEFLDEQDHLVVRAYAHEQFARLILKCYEELDLTSEPVLLESEVIVTDVEDESSEFPQEMFGSIIQDKMPSQVAENVPLTEDERILLKSVPEKMAAGANSFPPRNMGTSEGPKLWKIRETMEDPDNSDSLAVCHVSAASSHMVQTVADPISSKLAAIHHVSQAIKSLGWKCQLQNTEGDLMDHGNKTQDKSSHIGFSVCACGDADCIEVCDIREWLARSKMDQKLWKLVLLLGESYLALGQAYKEDGQLHQALKVVELACSVYGSMPQHLEDAQFISSMVSSSPPQLKFRDRSGKRSSVLGGTTERDRNPAEECLTINGFSSNYLFWAKAWALVGDVYVEYHLIRGKEPSVHLERKASVGDWRVSNEVAREVKRLNKKLGQYKQNCSMCSLINCSCQSDRANSGNSASSSSGDVRSLAYGRKQAKKPNVKSNQHSLFGIPESDHVFSKVDDASVSENRCVQTNWNDDGHSHVSEPAVHKREVTYLDANFGGDEGTLEMHGPGLRASVDSEPQIQDVPNTKSGGIFKFLEGPKIGDVEYNLSAAIGCYDAARRAIWGLPIGSTEMQSIVKRKGWACNELGRYRLDDGDLRTAELAFVEAIKAFKEVADHTNIILINCNLGHGRRALAEAMISKMENYKKHGLLQNAYKQALEAAKLEYSESLRYYGAALSELNAMGEGADSVSNNLWNEVKTQFAHTYLKLGMLLAREDISAEVFENRNLEELPIGPTGDRFKKELRKHEISANDAIREALCIYESLGELRKQESAYAYFQLACYHRDCCLKFLDLDDKKIKSSRCESSLLQKVKWYASLAERNWQRSIDFYGPKTHPIMYLTILMERSALFLRLSSSFQLNLMLESALSQLLEGRHVVGEGSSDLFASQHVEIGTKFWGQLQSLLKKMLGIALSGNSNKSSAVTSATPTNRTGDVSKLRELYRLSLISNSLSQLQTMYELWA is encoded by the exons aTGGAGAAGCCAGAGTCGGGCGAGCTCCAGTGCGTGGGAAGATTGGAGATCGTGAAGCCGAAGCCCGTTGTTGGTTTTATCTGCGGCACTCTTCCCGTTCCTACCGACGAAGCCTTCCATGCCGCTCTCGTGCCATCCTCTTCtacctcttcctcttcctctcaaAC AGTTAAAGCTCCTCGTTATCGGATGCTGCCGACGGAGACCGATCTTAACATGCCTCCCTTGCCTTCCAACTTCCCTGACAAGGCCTTTCCCATCGCTGCCATGCCTGTCAAGACCAGTGGAG ATCTACATTGGGAAAGTGGCCCTATCGCTCAAAATCTTGCTAGAAAATGTGAGGCACTTGCTGTTTCTGGTCTGGCAGAGTATGGTGATGAGATAGATGTAGTTGCTCCTACTGACATTTTGAAGCAGATTTTTAAGATACCTTACTCCAAGGCTCGACTATCTGTTGCAGTTCAACGTATTGGACAGACTCTTGTTCTAAATACAGG GCCTGACCTTGAAGAAGGAGAGAAACTGGTTAGAAGACAAAGCAACCAATCAAAGGGTGATCATTCTATCTTCTTGAATTTTGCAATGCATTCAGTTAGAGTGGAGGCTTGTGATTGCCCACCTACTCAATATGTTCCACCAGAAGAATCGAGCTCCACTATTTTACCTGGTCATGTTGAATCTAGAGAGGGATCTTTTGTATCTTCTGCCTGTCCAACAAAAGGTAGCAAGTCCAAGATTTTCAATGGTAGTGTTGGTGGCAGTAGAAAGGAAGGATTTAATTGCTGTGGAGAGTATTCAGAGGGTGACCAAGAAAGCTTTTTTTGGGGTGGCAAGCAGAATAGGCAGAATAACAGGCATGATGCCATCAAGAAAACTTCACAAGTAGGTGAAAAGGCCAGATGCCCAGTGCAAGAGTCAGAGAAGCACAGAAGAGTTGGCAACGATGGTTTTCTAAGGGTTCTGTTCTGGCAGTTCCACAACTTCCGCATGCTCTTAGGAAGTGACTTGCTTTTGTTCAGTAATGAGAAATATGTCGCTGTGAGTTTGCATTTGTGGGATGTTACACGACAG GTCACTCCATTAACATGGCTTGAAGCCTGGCTTGACAATGTCATGGCAAGTGTGCCTGAGCTGGCCATCTGTTATCATGAAAATGGCGTTGTTCAAGGGTACGAGCTTCTTAAAACAGACGATATATTCCTACTCAAGGGCATTTCTGAGGATGGTACTCCTGCATTTCATCCTCAAGTTGTCAAACAAAATGGTCTTTCGGTGTTAAGATTCCTTCAGGATAACTGCAAGCTAGATCCTGGTGCTTATTGG CTTTATAAAAGTGCTGGAGAGGATGTAATTCAATTATTCGATCTTTCCGTTTTACCAAAGAACCGTTCTTCAGATGATCATGATAATGACTGCAGCTCTTTGCCGTCTTTAATGCAAAGAGCGAGAAGGGATTCCTTGTTTTCACTGGGGACTCTACTTTACCGTCTTGGTCATCGAATATCTCTTTCAAAG GTGCCAAATAACATGGCCAAGTGTGCAAGGCTTTTCGAGAAATGTTTGGAGTTCCTGGACGAGCAGGACCATCTG GTGGTCCGGGCATATGCTCATGAACAATTTGCGAGGCTCATTTTAAAATGTTATGAGGAGCTGGATTTAACATCCGAACCTGTTCTTCTTGAATCTGAAGTAATAGTTACTGATGTCGAAGACGAGTCTTCAGAGTTTCCTCAAGAAATGTTCGGATCAATCATCCAAGATAAGATGCCATCACAAGTTGCAGAAAATGTACCTTTGACTGAAGATGAAAGGATCCTTCTGAAATCAGTGCCAGAGAAGATGGCTGCAGGAGCAAACTCCTTCCCTCCCAGAAACATGGGAACATCTGAAGGCCCTAAATTGTGGAAAATAAGAGAAACCATGGAAGATCCTGACAACAGTGATAGCTTGGCAGTGTGCCACGTCTCTGCTGCTTCCTCACACATGGTCCAGACAGTCGCCGATCCAATCTCATCTAAGTTAGCTGCAATACACCATGTATCCCAGGCTATCAAATCTCTTGGATGGAAGTGCCAACTGCAAAACACTGAAGGAGATCTTATGGATCATGGAAACAAAACCCAGGATAAATCTTCACATATTGGTTTTTCTGTATGTGCATGTGGCGATGCTGACTGTATTGAAGTTTGCGATATTCGGGAATGGCTCGCTAgatccaagatggatcaaaagcTGTGGAAACTTGTTCTTTTGTTGGGGGAATCTTATTTGGCCCTTGGACAGGCTTATAAGGAAGATGGGCAATTGCATCAAGCTTTGAAGGTTGTAGAATTAGCTTGTTCTGTATACGGATCAATGCCTCAACACCTTGAAGATGCTCAGTTCATCTCATCTATGGTTAGTAGCTCTCCACCTCAGCTGAAGTTTAGAGATAGAAGTGGAAAGAGAAGCTCTGTTTTAGGTGGCACAACTGAACGGGATCGAAATCCTGCTGAAGAATGTCTTACCATCAATGGATTCTCTTCCAATTACTTATTCTGGGCAAAGGCGTGGGCTCTCGTTGGGGATGTTTATGTTGAGTACCACTTGATAAGGGGTAAAGAACCCTCGGTACATCTTGAAAGGAAAGCTTCTGTTGGCGACTGGAGAGTATCAAATGAAGTTGCAAGAGAGGTAAAAAGGCTGAACAAGAAATTGGGGCAGTATAAGCAAAATTGCAGTATGTGTTCCCTAATAAACTGCAGCTGCCAGAGCGATAGGGCAAACAGCGGTAACAGTGCAAGCAGCAGCAGTGGAGATGTTCGCTCTTTGGCTTATGGTAGAAAACAGGCTAAGAAACCAAATGTAAAGAGCAATCAGCACTCACTGTTTGGTATACCGGAGAGCGACCATGTTTTCTCTAAGGTGGATGATGCAAGTGTTTCTGAAAACAGATGTGTACAAACAAATTGGAATGATGACGGACATTCACATGTTTCTGAGCCAGCTGTACATAAGCGTGAAGTGACCTATTTGGATGCTAATTTTGGGGGTGATGAGGGTACATTGGAAATGCACGGTCCAGGCCTGCGGGCGTCAGTTGATTCTGAACCCCAAATTCAAGATGTGCCCAATACAAAAAGCGGAGGTATATTCAAATTTCTTGAGGGTCCTAAAATCGGGGATGTAGAGTATAATCTCTCAGCTGCAATAGGCTGCTATGATGCAGCTAGGAGAGCAATATGGGGCCTTCCCATTGGTTCAACTGAAATGCAATCTATAGTTAAAAGGAAGGGATGGGCATGTAATGAACTCGGTCGATATAGACTTGACGATGGAGACTTACGTACTGCCGAACTTGCATTTGTAGAGGCTATAAAAGCATTCAAAGAAGTCGCTGACCATACGAACATTATATTAATCAACTGTAATTTAGGTCATGGAAGAAGAGCATTAGCTGAAGCTATGATATCCAAGATGGAAAATTACAAGAAACATGGACTCTTACAAAATGCATACAAGCAAGCTTTGGAGGCTGCAAAATTGGAATACAGCGAATCACTAAGATACTATGGTGCAGCTCTGTCAGAACTGAACGCTATGGGCGAAGGGGCAGATTCAGTATCAAACAACTTGTggaatgaagtaaaaacacaattTGCCCATACATATTTGAAACTTGGAATGCTTTTGGCAAGGGAAGACATTTCTGCTGAGGTTTTTGAAAACAGGAACTTGGAAGAATTGCCAATAGGTCCTACTGGTGACAGATTCAAGAAAGAACTGAGGAAGCATGAGATCTCAGCCAATGATGCTATTAGGGAGGCTTTGTGTATATATGAATCTTTGGGTGAATTGCGAAAACAGGAGTCTGCTTATGCTTATTTTCAACTTGCATGCTACCACCGGGATTGCTGCCTGAAGTTTTTGGatcttgatgataaaaaaattaaATCGTCTAGATGTGAAAGTAGCCTTCTTCAGAAGGTTAAGTGGTATGCTTCTCTGGCTGAGAGGAATTGGCAGAGGTCTATTGATTTCTATGGCCCAAAGACACATCCCATAATGTACCTGACTATTCTCATGGAACGTTCAGCCCTTTTTTTAAGACTCTCAAGCTCTTTTCAGTTGAACTTG